Proteins from one Bacteroidota bacterium genomic window:
- a CDS encoding peptidoglycan DD-metalloendopeptidase family protein: MKWLFLYSLCFLLFLPDGFANQQTDIRRKDLQLKRLRAEIQRYEQQIDESEKKEKATLSRLDIIEKKANLVRILLEELRDEEKLIRTSIESTRENVGQLEKQLAFLKNHYANYVSSVYKYGKVYDLETILSSNSINQLYIRIEYMKRFSDQRKKDLEKILSKKDQIEIEHSTLQEKLSTEQQLISEKIKEEFTLNKTKERRKSVLKDIREDKSLLKKELTRKISAAKELENLITVLIEQERIRKEKAEREERERKERIAKERAAQRERERVAKIEREKELAELKKKNDLAKAKAKEREIAEANRRAELREKEYEIETAKVELVLRPLLERKGKLIWPVVGGRIVAEFGNQVHPVMKTITTNTGIDISTKENAPIRSVADGEIALIHWLPSYGNLIIINHSHGYRTVYAHLSEISVVAGQQIKEGAIIAKSGETVSGNLLHFEVWKEKDKQNPRDWLARR, translated from the coding sequence ATGAAATGGCTTTTTCTATATAGTCTTTGCTTCCTCCTCTTTCTCCCCGATGGTTTTGCAAACCAGCAGACGGATATTCGAAGGAAAGATCTGCAATTAAAACGGCTTCGCGCCGAGATCCAGCGATACGAACAACAGATTGACGAAAGCGAAAAAAAGGAAAAGGCAACGCTCAGCCGTCTGGATATCATTGAAAAGAAGGCAAATCTTGTTCGGATACTGCTTGAAGAATTGAGGGATGAGGAGAAATTAATCCGCACATCCATCGAAAGCACGAGAGAAAATGTCGGACAACTCGAAAAGCAATTGGCCTTTCTAAAGAATCACTATGCGAATTATGTTTCTTCCGTATACAAATATGGAAAAGTGTACGACTTGGAAACAATCCTTTCCTCAAATTCTATCAATCAACTCTACATCCGCATCGAATACATGAAGCGCTTTTCGGATCAGCGGAAAAAGGATCTTGAAAAGATTCTTTCCAAAAAAGACCAGATCGAAATTGAGCACAGCACGCTGCAGGAAAAACTTTCTACAGAACAGCAATTAATCTCCGAAAAAATCAAAGAAGAGTTTACGCTCAACAAAACAAAGGAACGTCGAAAGAGTGTGTTGAAAGATATTCGTGAAGATAAGTCGCTATTAAAGAAAGAGCTGACACGAAAAATCTCCGCCGCAAAGGAGCTCGAAAACCTTATTACGGTATTGATTGAACAGGAACGTATCCGAAAAGAAAAGGCGGAGCGAGAAGAACGCGAACGGAAAGAACGTATTGCAAAGGAACGCGCGGCGCAGCGCGAGCGTGAACGAGTTGCAAAAATCGAGCGGGAAAAAGAGTTGGCAGAGTTAAAGAAAAAAAATGACCTTGCAAAAGCAAAAGCAAAGGAACGAGAAATTGCCGAGGCGAACCGCCGTGCTGAACTTCGCGAAAAAGAATATGAGATTGAAACAGCAAAAGTAGAATTGGTGCTGCGTCCCCTTCTTGAACGAAAGGGAAAATTGATTTGGCCCGTTGTTGGAGGCAGGATTGTGGCGGAGTTCGGCAATCAGGTGCACCCCGTTATGAAAACCATTACTACTAACACCGGGATTGATATTTCAACAAAGGAAAATGCTCCCATCCGAAGTGTTGCCGACGGTGAAATTGCGCTTATTCATTGGCTGCCTTCGTACGGAAATTTGATCATTATTAACCACAGCCATGGATATCGAACAGTCTATGCGCATTTATCAGAAATTTCTGTGGTAGCTGGTCAACAAATTAAGGAAGGGGCCATCATTGCAAAAAGCGGCGAAACTGTCTCCGGAAATCTCCTCCATTTTGAAGTATGGAAAGAAAAAGATAAACAGAATCCTCGGGATTGGCTTGCACGAAGATAA
- a CDS encoding alpha/beta hydrolase-fold protein: MNKLQLLFITGLLTTACFAQSSNQVTIGTTRLLYSNVLQEKRNIYLYSPAAQTVNQNTRYPLIIVFDAETLFELLVSTSRFMCYSSEIPQMPEAVIVGIPNTDRNRDMPMPSALDGLGEKNFSQFVSDELLPFLTKHFPLNGHTIIIGHSQGGLFVSYLLARKPLIFPWILSFDVPINIDPKTDALKNNIARLLKENSKTKYVSIENAFGWGTDWSRFMPKGNNALQVILSGETHESIPGKGMYDGLKFLFQDFAPVKKDLSLLQLKKHYETISLSYGYHYQIPLRILLGSASRNLMEHRKKEVLELTQYAETIYGTMHEIDILKNNAATIALHDSSLADYYLGLRKPSADEVLQYIGIWKGSQSRVQPSSGEIQFQTKEEPITIEISINNSVPTLFRVDPPWARGKRIEQEVFSVSKNGELIFGYKNMGSGVIVSTAKINKNGNLAGSTQLKGYIVPEDMPEKDRSFMDWIKRTPQTFELIKQ, from the coding sequence ATGAACAAACTCCAACTTCTTTTTATTACCGGATTATTAACAACGGCATGTTTTGCTCAATCAAGCAATCAGGTAACGATTGGTACGACACGATTACTCTATTCAAACGTGTTACAAGAAAAACGGAATATCTATCTTTACTCACCCGCGGCGCAAACGGTGAACCAAAACACCCGATATCCGCTGATTATTGTTTTCGATGCTGAAACGCTGTTTGAATTGTTGGTGAGCACATCTCGCTTTATGTGTTATTCCTCTGAAATTCCCCAAATGCCGGAAGCGGTGATCGTCGGGATTCCCAACACCGACAGGAATCGTGATATGCCTATGCCAAGTGCCTTGGATGGACTTGGTGAAAAGAATTTTTCACAATTTGTCTCCGACGAATTGCTACCTTTTTTAACGAAACATTTTCCGTTGAATGGTCATACGATCATCATCGGACATTCTCAGGGAGGTCTGTTTGTTTCGTATCTTCTTGCACGGAAGCCGCTGATCTTTCCGTGGATTCTTTCCTTTGATGTTCCAATCAACATCGACCCAAAAACAGATGCGCTCAAAAATAATATTGCACGCTTACTCAAAGAGAACAGCAAAACAAAGTACGTTTCTATTGAGAATGCGTTCGGCTGGGGAACTGATTGGAGTCGGTTCATGCCAAAAGGAAATAACGCACTGCAAGTGATATTGTCTGGTGAAACACATGAATCCATTCCCGGCAAAGGGATGTACGATGGATTAAAATTCCTTTTTCAAGATTTTGCTCCCGTAAAAAAGGATCTCTCATTGTTGCAACTGAAAAAACATTACGAAACAATATCGTTAAGCTATGGATATCATTACCAGATCCCACTTCGTATATTGTTGGGAAGTGCGTCCAGAAATCTCATGGAGCATCGCAAAAAAGAAGTACTTGAATTGACACAATATGCAGAAACGATCTACGGTACCATGCATGAGATCGACATTCTGAAAAACAATGCTGCAACGATCGCATTGCATGATAGTTCTCTTGCCGATTATTATTTGGGATTGCGGAAACCCTCTGCCGATGAAGTGCTTCAATATATTGGTATCTGGAAAGGGAGTCAGAGTAGAGTTCAGCCATCTTCAGGAGAAATTCAATTCCAAACGAAAGAAGAGCCAATAACAATAGAGATTTCAATAAACAATAGTGTGCCAACACTGTTTCGCGTCGATCCGCCTTGGGCGCGGGGAAAGAGAATAGAACAAGAGGTGTTTTCTGTATCGAAGAATGGAGAGTTAATCTTCGGATATAAAAATATGGGTTCCGGCGTCATTGTTTCAACGGCAAAGATCAATAAAAATGGAAATCTTGCGGGATCAACTCAACTGAAGGGATATATCGTCCCCGAAGATATGCCGGAAAAAGACCGATCATTTATGGATTGGATCAAAAGAACACCGCAAACATTCGAACTGATCAAACAATAA
- a CDS encoding pyridoxamine 5'-phosphate oxidase family protein, with translation MSEFPQSDRNKVRRLPQRGHYDKDTVYAIVDEALICHAGFVVDGQPFVIPTIHVRIGDTIYLHGAVANRMLSHLKAGNDVCLTMTLIDGIVFARSVFHHSMNYRSAVLFGKGRVIEGYDEKWKVFEALTEHIAKGRWNDARKPTEQETNITTIIAIDIESASAKIRIGPAKDDEEDYALPMWAGVMPVSMKFGEPKRDERLPETVSLPAYLKEYRR, from the coding sequence ATGAGCGAATTTCCACAAAGCGATCGTAATAAAGTACGCCGGCTTCCTCAGCGGGGCCATTATGACAAAGACACAGTCTATGCCATTGTCGACGAAGCGCTGATTTGTCACGCAGGCTTTGTTGTTGACGGACAACCGTTTGTTATTCCGACGATTCATGTTCGGATTGGTGATACAATCTACCTGCATGGCGCTGTTGCGAACAGGATGTTATCACATCTTAAAGCAGGAAATGATGTGTGCCTGACAATGACACTGATTGACGGAATTGTGTTTGCGCGATCGGTCTTTCATCATAGTATGAATTATCGTTCGGCAGTGTTGTTTGGGAAGGGAAGAGTGATTGAGGGATATGATGAAAAGTGGAAAGTCTTTGAAGCATTAACAGAGCATATTGCTAAGGGACGGTGGAATGACGCGCGAAAACCAACAGAACAAGAGACAAACATCACCACCATTATTGCGATCGATATTGAATCTGCCTCTGCAAAAATACGGATCGGTCCCGCTAAAGATGATGAGGAAGATTATGCTTTACCGATGTGGGCCGGGGTAATGCCGGTGAGTATGAAATTTGGTGAACCAAAAAGAGATGAACGACTGCCGGAAACAGTTTCTCTACCGGCATATCTAAAGGAATACCGGCGTTAG
- a CDS encoding rhodanese-like domain-containing protein: MTLNKLLVGIVLVLSLLAASIGTPQQSEVNVPEIAALIESEQDHITPLELAEQLYAGKKIRLIDLRDSSLHALNTIADAENMTLQELLNGGIKRNEVVVLYSEGGIHASQAWMLLKMKYYDSVYTLLGGFAGWKEEILYPTLKIDSTYGGINYIRRRKALSYFFGGEPNILSAETALPKTARQKQQPPNPIPLIKFQKEEEKLRDQC, encoded by the coding sequence ATGACTCTCAATAAATTACTTGTCGGTATTGTCCTCGTTCTTTCACTTCTTGCTGCATCCATTGGTACGCCTCAACAATCAGAAGTGAACGTTCCGGAAATTGCTGCGCTCATTGAAAGCGAACAGGATCATATCACCCCTCTTGAACTCGCCGAACAGCTCTATGCAGGAAAAAAGATCCGATTAATCGACTTGCGTGATTCTTCACTGCATGCCCTCAACACAATTGCTGATGCGGAGAATATGACTCTGCAGGAACTGCTGAACGGAGGGATCAAACGAAATGAAGTTGTTGTGCTGTATTCTGAAGGGGGAATCCATGCATCTCAGGCATGGATGCTTCTAAAAATGAAATACTATGATAGCGTATACACGCTGCTTGGAGGATTTGCGGGATGGAAGGAGGAAATTCTTTACCCCACATTAAAAATCGATTCGACATATGGAGGGATCAACTATATTAGACGGCGAAAAGCTTTAAGTTATTTCTTTGGAGGAGAACCAAATATCCTTTCCGCGGAAACAGCACTGCCAAAAACGGCACGACAGAAACAACAACCTCCTAATCCAATTCCTCTGATAAAATTTCAAAAAGAGGAAGAGAAACTAAGAGATCAGTGTTAA
- a CDS encoding YeeE/YedE thiosulfate transporter family protein: MNAPFYQFGLFGNETALLFAVVIGIGFGFFLEQAGFGSSVKLAQQFYFRDLTVFKVMFTAIITAMLGLFWFSWFGLIDLSLVGVLPTFLIPQLVGGLVFGVGFVMGGYCPGTCCVASVTGKMDGWIHLLGMFAGILLFGELFPLIGDWCSSTSMGEITLSQVLHLSHGTTVLLIVLVALAGFWGAENLEKRLRTE, encoded by the coding sequence ATGAACGCACCATTCTATCAATTTGGATTATTTGGAAATGAAACAGCATTGTTATTTGCTGTCGTTATCGGTATTGGTTTTGGATTCTTTCTTGAACAGGCAGGGTTCGGAAGCAGCGTAAAACTCGCCCAGCAATTCTATTTTCGCGATCTCACGGTTTTTAAAGTGATGTTCACTGCAATTATTACTGCAATGCTCGGTTTGTTTTGGTTTTCTTGGTTTGGGTTGATCGATCTCTCACTTGTTGGTGTTCTTCCAACATTTCTTATCCCTCAACTGGTTGGCGGATTGGTATTTGGAGTTGGATTCGTGATGGGGGGCTATTGTCCCGGAACATGCTGTGTTGCCTCTGTTACCGGAAAGATGGATGGATGGATCCATTTGCTCGGAATGTTTGCTGGAATTTTATTGTTTGGCGAATTATTTCCCCTCATCGGTGATTGGTGTTCATCGACCTCAATGGGTGAAATTACTCTGTCACAAGTATTGCATCTCTCTCATGGAACAACGGTGCTCCTTATCGTCCTGGTAGCGCTTGCCGGATTTTGGGGCGCCGAGAATCTTGAAAAACGACTTCGTACGGAATAA
- a CDS encoding rhodanese-like domain-containing protein, which produces MRTLFSFMIVVVVFSSASAERSIPPFVSTQWLSDHLNDKDLVVLQVGFSRNEYKYAHLPTARFVWFNSLAVSNPDLNTEMPTLEEGKKALEELGIASDSKIVVVFAGQNVTTTTRIILALSYFGFAEQTALLDGGLEMWKSEGRPISKEIPHFIKTTLSLKIDPLVITDADWVKQNLSNPKVTIVDARTKNFYDGNGGGVARQGHIKGAKSLVFNTVLDSTNKIKSVAELQRLFDSAGVAKGSTVVTYCHVGQQATLVYYAAKYLGYNAKVYDGCFEDWNVRDDSYPIEKPESVKK; this is translated from the coding sequence ATGCGAACACTTTTTAGCTTCATGATTGTTGTCGTGGTATTTTCATCGGCATCTGCCGAACGGTCTATTCCCCCATTTGTATCAACTCAATGGCTTTCGGATCATCTCAATGATAAAGACTTGGTCGTTTTACAGGTCGGCTTCAGCCGAAATGAATATAAATATGCACACCTCCCCACGGCTCGATTTGTGTGGTTCAATTCACTGGCCGTTTCGAATCCAGATCTGAACACAGAAATGCCAACGCTGGAAGAAGGGAAAAAAGCCTTAGAAGAGCTTGGCATTGCATCTGACTCAAAAATTGTGGTTGTCTTTGCCGGACAAAATGTTACCACAACAACAAGAATTATTCTTGCTTTGTCATATTTCGGATTTGCCGAACAGACAGCGTTGTTGGATGGAGGCTTAGAGATGTGGAAAAGTGAAGGAAGACCAATCTCTAAAGAAATTCCGCACTTCATAAAAACAACACTTTCTTTGAAGATCGATCCATTGGTGATTACGGATGCCGATTGGGTGAAACAGAATCTCTCCAATCCAAAGGTAACAATCGTTGATGCCCGTACAAAGAATTTTTATGATGGTAACGGAGGTGGTGTTGCTCGCCAAGGACATATCAAAGGTGCGAAGAGTCTTGTCTTTAACACGGTTCTCGATAGCACAAATAAAATAAAATCTGTCGCTGAGTTACAAAGACTTTTCGATAGCGCCGGCGTCGCGAAAGGAAGCACGGTCGTCACCTATTGTCATGTGGGACAGCAGGCAACACTTGTTTATTATGCTGCAAAATATCTCGGCTACAATGCAAAAGTGTACGATGGGTGTTTTGAGGATTGGAATGTGCGGGATGATAGTTATCCTATCGAAAAACCGGAGTCAGTGAAGAAGTAG
- a CDS encoding MoxR family ATPase produces the protein MRTEIAKVIVGQDVVIEQLFTSLLSRGHCLLVGVPGLAKTLLIKTLADVLDLKFNRIQFTPDLMPSDITGTEIIEEDKKSGGKVFKFVEGPVFANIVLADEINRTPPKTQAALLESMQEHKVTAAGKTYTLDEPFFVLATQNPIEQEGTYPLPEAQLDRFMFNLWLEYPSFEEEKQIVKSTTSQYAPKLKHLLNADDIIGYQDLVRRVPVADNVIDFAVNLVAKTRPKDAHAPKFIKDWLTWGAGPRASQYLILGAKTRAILNGKYTPDMDDVRSVAIPVLRHRIIPNFNAEADGITAVEIVKKLVE, from the coding sequence ATGAGAACTGAGATCGCCAAAGTGATTGTCGGTCAGGATGTTGTGATCGAACAATTGTTCACCTCTCTCCTTTCGCGCGGGCATTGCCTGCTGGTAGGTGTTCCCGGACTTGCAAAAACTCTGTTGATTAAAACGCTTGCCGATGTGCTCGATCTGAAATTCAATCGCATACAATTTACGCCGGACTTGATGCCGAGTGATATCACCGGTACAGAAATTATTGAAGAGGATAAAAAGAGCGGCGGAAAAGTATTCAAATTTGTTGAAGGACCGGTTTTCGCTAATATTGTTCTTGCGGACGAAATCAACAGAACTCCACCCAAAACACAGGCGGCTCTTTTAGAATCGATGCAGGAACACAAAGTGACCGCAGCGGGAAAAACATATACGCTTGATGAACCATTTTTTGTTTTGGCAACGCAAAATCCAATTGAGCAGGAAGGAACCTATCCTCTGCCGGAAGCACAGCTGGATCGTTTCATGTTCAACTTATGGCTTGAATATCCTTCGTTTGAAGAAGAAAAACAGATCGTCAAATCTACTACAAGCCAATATGCACCGAAACTGAAACATCTCTTAAATGCCGATGACATTATTGGGTATCAAGATCTTGTGCGCCGTGTTCCGGTGGCGGATAATGTGATTGATTTTGCGGTGAATCTGGTGGCAAAAACCCGTCCGAAAGATGCGCATGCACCGAAGTTCATTAAAGACTGGCTCACCTGGGGCGCAGGACCTCGTGCGTCGCAATATTTGATTCTTGGTGCAAAGACTCGAGCCATTTTAAACGGCAAATACACACCAGATATGGATGATGTCCGCTCTGTTGCCATTCCTGTGCTGCGTCATCGTATTATTCCCAATTTCAATGCTGAAGCTGATGGAATCACGGCGGTGGAAATTGTAAAAAAGCTCGTAGAGTAA
- a CDS encoding T9SS type A sorting domain-containing protein — MKLYAFLAFLTAVHVNPAFAQLNFWKQLNGPYGGDIRSMTAGDSGQIYVWTNSFNGLGDGKLSYSSDAGKNWEHKQTPGRFVLQLLRTSKKQLVVVTNESFFRLDSGKTEWINIANSLPLDPQRVSRLAEANRILFVVMYNYGLYASSNDGISWNLLNASDTAYSFTHIVADTTGTLFAGGRLGVFTSVDSGKSWISKNAGLEQTNFIVETMTTDKNGTLYVSFNMGGFFVSTDQGNTWKKHGTMGHFEGFIISSFGGKYFAGYGGKIIFSADSGTTWNFVAGKNLGNNIRKIALDSGGILYGATARGTVYSSTDDGETWFTSGLANKYISNITVGSNGTIYAGAIDYGLSMSKDKGDHWQAIDVGLPSPINLHSLLTVSDQYLFAGTETGLYRTKLDTIQWKLAGCGLQAYAVTATAKLNDSILFAGFKHGVLYRSLDGGNTWKIITTLSKAIFDIVPGKDGKIFASGPGGVYKSTNNGDTWSTINMAALLEGGYVEALAVSPNKTIFASSIDALLRSTDDGVTWTRILGTNGHLHPIDALIVTNTGTIYTAWDSAYVSTDNGNTWESTNIYSPDCFSLSSDGFLYAGNWYGVFSTQPKVMNVNPSDLGVSATTFSLSQNYPNPFNPTTSIHFTVPHNSFVTLTIYDLMGREIEQLVAEERRAGTYTIKFIPKNLSSGMYFYRLQSGSFSDTKKLILVK, encoded by the coding sequence ATGAAATTATATGCATTTTTAGCCTTCCTGACCGCTGTTCATGTCAATCCGGCATTCGCACAGTTAAATTTTTGGAAACAACTTAATGGACCATATGGGGGAGATATTCGCTCAATGACGGCGGGAGACTCTGGTCAAATTTACGTTTGGACAAATTCATTTAATGGATTGGGAGATGGAAAGTTGTCTTATTCATCCGACGCCGGAAAAAATTGGGAACATAAACAAACTCCCGGAAGATTTGTTTTGCAGTTGCTCCGTACGTCGAAAAAGCAATTAGTTGTGGTAACAAACGAATCTTTTTTTCGCTTGGATTCGGGTAAAACAGAATGGATTAATATTGCAAATTCCCTCCCGTTGGATCCACAACGTGTTTCTCGTCTTGCTGAAGCAAATAGAATCTTATTCGTTGTTATGTACAACTATGGTCTTTATGCTTCTTCAAACGATGGAATATCCTGGAATCTTCTCAATGCAAGCGATACAGCATATTCTTTTACTCACATTGTTGCAGATACAACCGGCACTTTGTTTGCCGGAGGACGGCTTGGTGTTTTTACATCGGTTGATAGCGGAAAATCCTGGATTTCAAAAAATGCCGGTCTTGAACAAACAAATTTTATTGTTGAAACAATGACGACAGATAAAAATGGCACTCTCTATGTTTCGTTTAATATGGGAGGTTTTTTTGTCTCGACTGATCAGGGAAATACCTGGAAGAAGCATGGCACAATGGGACATTTTGAAGGTTTTATTATTAGTTCTTTCGGTGGAAAATATTTTGCCGGTTATGGAGGGAAAATTATATTCTCCGCTGACAGCGGCACAACGTGGAACTTTGTTGCCGGAAAAAATTTAGGAAACAACATCAGGAAAATAGCACTTGATTCCGGCGGTATTTTGTACGGAGCGACTGCACGAGGTACGGTCTACAGTTCTACCGATGACGGAGAAACATGGTTCACATCTGGTTTAGCAAATAAATATATCAGCAATATCACTGTCGGTTCAAACGGAACAATATATGCAGGAGCGATTGATTATGGTTTATCAATGTCAAAGGATAAAGGAGATCATTGGCAGGCAATTGATGTTGGCTTGCCAAGCCCAATCAACCTGCATTCATTATTAACCGTATCGGATCAATATTTATTTGCCGGCACAGAAACCGGTTTGTATCGCACAAAGCTGGATACGATTCAATGGAAATTAGCAGGGTGCGGGTTGCAGGCGTATGCTGTTACAGCAACAGCCAAATTGAACGATTCGATACTTTTTGCGGGATTTAAACATGGGGTTCTCTACCGGAGTTTGGATGGCGGGAACACGTGGAAAATTATAACAACGTTATCAAAAGCAATTTTTGATATTGTTCCCGGAAAAGACGGAAAAATTTTTGCAAGCGGACCGGGCGGAGTATATAAATCAACAAATAATGGTGATACGTGGTCTACAATAAATATGGCTGCCCTGCTTGAAGGGGGTTATGTTGAAGCATTAGCTGTTTCCCCGAATAAAACAATATTTGCGTCCAGCATAGATGCGCTGCTACGATCTACGGATGATGGTGTCACCTGGACTCGCATTCTTGGTACTAATGGGCATCTTCATCCAATTGATGCCCTGATTGTAACAAACACAGGGACTATATATACCGCATGGGATTCTGCATATGTTTCCACCGATAATGGTAATACCTGGGAATCGACAAATATATACTCCCCGGATTGTTTTTCCCTTTCCAGTGATGGTTTTCTTTATGCGGGAAATTGGTATGGCGTATTTAGCACTCAACCAAAAGTTATGAATGTGAATCCGTCCGATCTTGGAGTATCGGCAACAACATTTTCACTCTCCCAAAATTATCCAAATCCTTTTAATCCGACAACATCAATTCATTTTACCGTTCCACATAATTCGTTTGTCACCCTAACAATTTACGATCTTATGGGAAGAGAAATAGAACAACTTGTTGCCGAAGAACGACGTGCGGGTACATATACGATCAAATTTATTCCAAAGAATCTATCGAGTGGAATGTATTTTTATCGGCTGCAATCTGGCTCTTTTAGCGACACAAAAAAATTAATTCTAGTAAAGTAA
- a CDS encoding alpha/beta hydrolase: MKTIMFLILSVCALAKEPSSVQEINIDILAHDGVKLKATYYTSDKQGPGMLLLHQCNMDRKSWKQLATTLAQFGIHVLTFDYRGYGETPSVGGYENLSKDIDSALAMLMTQPRIDTLNLGVGGASCGVNNAIGLAKRSGKIKGLMLLSGGTSKAGLTYLRNNPQLAIFGAASSEEDPAVKSIREMVATSTNSVSTMKVLNNAGHGAPMFTKDPTLLQSVADWMVLVLR; the protein is encoded by the coding sequence ATGAAAACAATAATGTTTCTTATACTATCAGTTTGTGCATTGGCCAAAGAGCCATCATCAGTACAAGAAATTAATATAGATATTCTTGCGCATGATGGTGTTAAATTAAAAGCAACATATTATACTTCGGATAAGCAGGGACCAGGAATGCTATTGCTGCACCAATGCAATATGGACCGCAAGAGTTGGAAGCAACTTGCTACAACTTTAGCTCAATTCGGTATTCACGTGCTTACTTTCGACTATAGGGGATACGGTGAGACACCTTCCGTTGGAGGATACGAAAATCTCTCCAAAGACATTGATTCGGCACTTGCAATGTTGATGACGCAGCCAAGGATTGATACGCTCAATCTTGGCGTTGGTGGTGCCAGTTGTGGCGTAAATAATGCAATAGGATTAGCCAAACGCAGCGGTAAAATAAAGGGTTTAATGTTGCTTTCGGGTGGGACTTCAAAAGCAGGACTTACTTATTTACGTAACAATCCTCAGTTGGCAATATTCGGTGCCGCCAGTTCTGAGGAAGATCCTGCTGTGAAGTCAATCAGGGAGATGGTGGCCACATCAACAAATTCGGTCAGTACAATGAAGGTGCTAAACAATGCCGGACACGGCGCACCCATGTTTACAAAAGATCCTACACTTTTACAGTCGGTAGCCGACTGGATGGTACTTGTATTGAGATAA
- a CDS encoding DUF4292 domain-containing protein, whose amino-acid sequence MRILKLFCFCSAFLLGCATAPKPVVNEAMTTDELQFRLMQTVRSLKDFSAEGSITVNTPTMNQSAGFDLVTRGKDSVKLSVYGPFGITVGTALFNRHEFTAYNALNNTVYRGSPEKQMRMLPFVKDVPFELLISSLQGIHPLRFTSPLDSLEVKAGRVYSFTIVNEDSSFDKFLFDENVYHITRCIRKDKNGIVLWSVKYWYKRNGDSSVVPEQVEVNIPSKESTLVLEYGSVSYDSVQSPLTISFPDDAEIITIE is encoded by the coding sequence GTGAGAATTCTGAAATTATTTTGTTTCTGCTCGGCGTTCCTCCTCGGCTGCGCCACGGCACCAAAACCGGTGGTCAACGAAGCAATGACAACAGATGAACTCCAATTCCGTCTAATGCAAACTGTCCGCTCGTTGAAGGATTTTTCTGCTGAAGGTTCCATCACGGTGAACACTCCCACCATGAATCAATCCGCAGGATTTGATCTTGTCACGCGTGGAAAAGATTCTGTAAAACTCTCCGTTTACGGTCCGTTTGGCATTACCGTTGGTACGGCACTCTTCAACCGACACGAATTTACCGCGTACAATGCATTGAACAATACCGTCTACCGCGGTTCGCCGGAAAAACAAATGCGCATGCTTCCGTTTGTTAAAGATGTTCCATTTGAGCTTCTGATCAGTTCACTGCAAGGAATTCATCCTTTGCGATTTACTTCTCCGTTGGATAGCTTGGAAGTGAAAGCGGGACGGGTATACTCCTTCACTATCGTGAATGAAGACAGTTCGTTTGATAAATTTTTGTTTGACGAAAATGTATACCACATTACACGATGCATTCGAAAAGATAAAAACGGCATTGTTCTTTGGAGCGTGAAATATTGGTACAAAAGAAACGGGGACAGTTCCGTCGTTCCAGAACAAGTTGAAGTGAACATTCCTTCTAAAGAATCGACTCTTGTGTTGGAATACGGATCTGTTTCTTATGATTCCGTTCAATCCCCATTGACTATTTCCTTCCCGGATGACGCCGAGATTATTACCATAGAATGA
- a CDS encoding YeeE/YedE thiosulfate transporter family protein, translating to MSAPKPYMNPYLAGIGIGLVLLAAFVIMGRGLGASGALSSFLTFGVNSVAPSHAQSNTFYKEYLSTPSGNPLNDWLVFEILGVLIGGLISGLISGRVRRTVDKSARVTITTRMVYAFSGGILMGFGSKIARGCTSGQALTGGALLSVGSWVFMIAVFASAYCVAYFFKKQWT from the coding sequence ATGAGTGCACCCAAACCATACATGAATCCTTACCTCGCAGGCATCGGAATCGGACTCGTCCTGCTTGCTGCCTTTGTAATTATGGGAAGAGGCCTCGGCGCTTCAGGTGCATTAAGTTCATTTCTCACTTTTGGTGTGAACAGCGTCGCACCGTCGCATGCTCAATCCAACACTTTCTATAAAGAGTATCTCTCAACACCATCTGGAAATCCGTTAAATGATTGGCTCGTCTTCGAGATCCTCGGCGTGCTGATTGGCGGATTAATTTCGGGACTCATTTCGGGGCGGGTGCGTCGTACTGTTGATAAAAGTGCACGAGTTACCATTACGACAAGAATGGTGTACGCATTTTCCGGTGGCATTCTGATGGGATTCGGATCCAAGATTGCCCGTGGGTGCACAAGCGGTCAGGCGTTAACAGGAGGAGCACTTTTAAGTGTGGGAAGTTGGGTCTTTATGATTGCTGTGTTTGCCAGTGCATATTGCGTTGCATATTTTTTTAAAAAGCAGTGGACTTAG